The Epinephelus fuscoguttatus linkage group LG19, E.fuscoguttatus.final_Chr_v1 genome contains the following window.
GGGAACAACATCAAACTGAACACTTTAGGCATGCTCGTGGAAATAATTGTTAGTAATATAAAGTATAAACCATTTATGAAGTATGCAGACCCAAGGGTCAACCAAAGTGGATGAAAGGTAAGGTGAAGAgttagaaaaatgtgttttcatatgTGTGGTTCTTTCGTTTGGTCAGACTTTTTGGTTCGGCTCAAGTTTTGACCTATAAAGGAACAGTTTAAAAGATTTAGAAGGATTTAATTCCTTCAGTAttctttgttcaggaggtttttacccaGAGGCAAACTATCCGtagatgtctcttcctctccaaaacgaACGGACCGGGAGTTTCATGTTACATACCAGTGCTTCTCAAAGGCTGTTTGTTCTGTATGTTGCAGACGGTCCACTAGCCctgcacctgctaatgtgtgctcacctacttgctactgtaaaaacatggcaatGCAACATGGTTCAACACTTGACCGTTTAGTGAAGAAGAAGCAGGAAACTCTCTTTACCttggatctgaatacttccccGCTTCCTTCAGCTGTTCATATCCAAACTGGTTGAGGATATTAACCACTATCATGGGGGCCAGAGACTGAGCCGGCTTAGTGAACAGAGCATTCGTCCCAAAGACCATTGAGGAGAGAGGGGAACTGTGGAAGGGGGGATAAAGAAGAAAACATGACACAATATTATATCACCAgtcaaataaatacagctgtgcATTTAGCACTGGTTACAAATTCCCTTTTTCAGGTTTAAAGACAATGCTGCATCAAAGTGCAAACACACCAGGTGATGTGCTGTAAATTTGGATGGAAAGAATTAGTGGAAATGTGCTGATAATCGTATTTGTTTTACCTGCGCTTGTACTTCTGCAGGTCTGTGTCAATGATGTCAGCCACAGGCAAGCTAAAAAGACTGAAGGTAGCTTGGGTTAGGACCCTGCATaggagatacagagagagagagagagagagcatgtaTAATCCAATCAAGATGGTGTTACTGTATAGTGTTAAAGTGAAAGGATGTTGGATCAAATGTCTTTTAACCTCTTACATGTTAACGGTGAGGAAAAATGCCAGGACATAGTGGTGCTGAGGACCGAGTGCGAGCATGACAGCCGCCATTCCAGCCTCTATGTAGAAAGTGTAAAGTATGATCCTGTAGTAGCCAAGATCATGGAGTAGTCTCTGACAGCTCAACACTAACAGCTGGGATGGAGACAAGGGGTCAGGAACAAGGCATAAATATAAAGAAGCATTGGTATGTTGGAGGTGCGTTCAGGTGCTTGTGCAGAGCTCTGAAATCTGAGTGAGTTTGAGAGTGGACTGCAAGAAAGCACTGTATTAATGAGCTGTGTTGTAAGTAACAGTCAGGACAAAAGAACGCCACTGAGGGAAAATACCTGTGGACAGATGAATCCCGCTCCGTACATGACGCTCTTGGCGAGCGACGGAAGCACATCTGGAGGAATCAGGTGCTCAGCAAATATCATTGTAAAATTATTAAAGAAGTGTAACATGAAAACCTGGAAGAAGTTCATGCACACGAACAGCTGGAAGTCCCTGTTGCTGAGAATTTGCCAAACCAAAGTTTTTAAAGTGGAGAAGGAAAATGCTGACTGATGGGAGGTCTGATCAGAAGACTCCATCTCCTCCGATTCAGACACTTTGCTATCAAAGCGGCTCTCACTGTGGAAGCCCGTGTAGAGCATGCAGCCACAGCTCAGGACGGCAATCAGCACTGTGAAGGCTTGGAAAGACGCAAAGTCCTCCATGTTTTTGGACAGGACACCACAGAAGAGGACGCTGGAGGAGCCAATGAGAGAAGCCACCTGGGGAATAAAAGGGAGGGGATATTAGATAGTCAGAGAGTTCCCCTTTTGGCTTAGGGGCACACAGAAGACAGATGGCAGAAGTGTTTGGTGTTTACCTGGTTGTACTTTATAAGCCTTAGTCGGCTCTGATGTTGGCCAGAAATCTCTGCAAACAACGAACATTGTGCCAGCAGCACAAAAGTCAGCATGCCGTCAAAAGCACAAAGTGTCACAGCCAAGTGTAAGCCACTCAGCCAGTCGCCGGGGGCGTACGTCCGCCATGGGAACCAAGCTAGAAGAAAAGCCAGTGAGTAGAAGGGAGCACCATACAGGATGGAGAGACGTCGCTGAGAGCAGCAGGGCACCTTGGAGTTATCTTGCAGGTAGCCGAAGAGAGGGTCATTGACTGCATTCCACACCATGTACACCACCTGTGGAGACAGTGTGATTCactgaaactgttttaaataatGCTGAGAAGGGTTCATTGATGAAACAATCGACAGAAACACTGATTATTCATTTAACTAATTTGTCATCCAAATATGCATTCTAGCTTCTAAAATGTGAAgatgtgctgcttttctttgattAACATGAAGATTGAGTATCTCAAGgttttctgaatttgatgcctgcaacaccttaaaaaaaagttgtgataGGGGCATGTTtcccactgtgttacatcacctttaCTTTTAACAATACtcagtaagtgtttgggaactgagtaatttttgattttatttcccccATACTCGCTTTAAATACAACTTTATTTGCGCAACAGTCCGGGgtctctgttgtcatattttgtgcTCTGTAATGCACCACACACACTGGCCATGGGTAACttgcacatctgtgaaggcCCCATGAATGTTAAAAGGCACATACGGGTTTTTGAGCAGCAGATGTTGACATCCAGACAACATCTTTTTCAGGGACGTCCCCGCTTGTTCCATGCAGCAACATGATGCCAACGTACATTAGGCACATGTTACAACAGCGAATATACcgccataccatcacagatgttGGCTTTTTAACTTTGCGCTATTAACAATCTGGATGGCCCTTTTCCACTTAAACCCAGAGGACGTGACGTCCATGATTTCCAGAAACAATTTGAAACGtgcacacttttccactttgtgttaGTGCACCTCAGATGAGCTTGGGCCTAGAGAAGTCAGCAGCGTCACTGGATGTTATTGATgtatggctttcactttgcatctgTAGATGCAGCGATGAATTGCATAGACTGAtaatggttttccaaagtgttccctagcacagccatccatccattttcatccgcttatccggggccaggtcacGGAGGctgcaggccaagcaaagcaccccagatgtaccctctccccagcaacgctttccagctcttcctgggggatcccaaggcgttcccaggccagatgagatatgtaatccctccagcatgttctgggtctgctccagggcctcctaccagtggaacATGCCTGAAAaacctccaacaggaggcgcccaggacgcatcctgatcagatgcctgaaccacctcaactgacccctatcgacgcgaaggagcagcggctctactctgagctccccccggatgtccaagctcctcaccctatctctaaggctgagtccagccCATGTTGTAATATCCTTTAGACAATCATGTTGGTTTTTAAAGCAGTGCTGCATGAGAAGTCAAAGGTCACATGCATTTAATATTAGTTTTCATCCTTGCCCCTCggattctctgaatcttttgatgGTATTCTGGATTGCAGGTGGTGAAATCCTAAATTCTATGCAATTGTGCAttgaaaaacattgtttttaaactgtCTGACTATTTGCCCATGCAGTTATTCACTTGTGGACAGCTGAGCCTTTCGAGGATGCCCCTTTCATACCCCAAAATCATGCTTAAATCTGTTACCAAACCTGTATACCTGTGGTATGTTCTTTTGCGTCTCCcagtcccaacttttttggaacatgctgcgggcatcaaattcagaccgagtgtgtgtttacaaaaaaacaatgcagtCTATCAGTGTGAGCAtcaaatatcttgtctttgcatTGTATTCAATTGAAAATAGGTCAGAAAGGATTTGCAACTGGGGCTGTATACTGACATACATCTGCATGCAAAGAACAGCACTAAGTCAAGGAAACGTACTCACCTGTGATTGGTGGAATGCTCCCTCTGATATCTTGTACTTATTGAGAAATAGTTTGACATAGTAGAAGCTGAATATGTTGTTTATCATGCTGGCTCCCAGTGTGGTCATGGCATATGACACAGCCGCCCAGTCCAACCTTAAGGTCCTCAGGTGTCGGACTACACTCATCCTTCCTGGGGCAAGTTTCTCCAGGCAGCTCAGGTAACAACGAAGTTGATGTTAACTTGGTAACGTAGCTAGGTATAACTAGCTGGAGTGCGGCAATATCCTGGCTTGGAATAACTATGTAACGCTGTTGTTGTTTGGCATTGCTAAAAGTATTGCTAGTGAAGTTGTCAGCACTCCAGAACAAAGAAAGCGGTCAGTATTTAGCTTGTCCTTGTTCCAGCTGTCTCATTTTCACGATGTCCGCATGTCACGATGTCACTTCAGGTTAGGACACTTTGTGAATGTTCATTGAAGCTGTGGGGTATCAAAAAATTTAACTGGAAACCTGTCAAACCCGATTTCTGTGCCGGCTACGCGGAACAGGGCGGGGCTTGTTGATAACAAACATCTGATTGGTCGGGAGAGTTCTTTGGCTCTACTTGCTGCTTCGTGATTGGTCGATAAAACGGCTGTCAACGGAAGCAGGAAGTTAcgacaaagaaaacatttttaaaatatatttaactttTGCTGTAGAGTTTAGTTtgtaaactgaactaaaagctACTTTGAATATTgaatatttgttaaaataaaaaaaaagttaaaagttgtTTTCCTGTATCGCAGTCATATCTGCCACCTGCCGGATGCAGGCGTGTATCTGCCACGTTGCTGTAGACAACAGACTCTCACCGGGAGGATGTAGTTTATGTTTCTCCACACTCGGTGGTGGACGGCGGAGAACTTACAGCTGCTAGTTTACTTTCACAGACACCCGTGTGTCGGGTCTCTGTCAGGTGGAGCCGCTGACAGACACGCCACGCGGCTTTAAGATGTTGACAGACGTGATTTTGGAGGAAGAGTTTGACAAGAGTGAAGAGGCTTGGTACGACCCGCAGGACCTTGAACACGGTAAGTGTTGCTCGGGTCTGCGGTCGCACCCTAAGTTGTGTCCGACTGTGTGGACTGATGTGTTGTTACTCCAGCAGAATAATGTAACTGAGATATTGTCACATCTGCTATGGCACAAGCTTGTTAATGAATACACAGATCGCACGGGTTTTCTCTGCACTGACATGACACAAATGGCTGTCAGTTGAGATTTAAGTCTGTAGTCTACACTTGTGACTAAATCATCACACAAGTCATGAGGTGAAATCTGGTGTCCTGAGGCTGTCACAGCTCCCCTGTGGGTGGTTTCCCTCTGAAACGCTTGCTTTTCATGCTTGTTGTTTGTGCTGTTGAGTTCACAGAGGTGGCTTTGAGATAAAGAGATTTCACACAAGACAAACTGCACATCACATAAACcgtaataacattaatgataagCAATAACCAGAATAAAACTGGAAGATAATTCTCTAATATGTATTGAAAATACACTTTACAGTTGTGTTTCTCCTTAGTAGGTcgatattaaaattaaattatttgtcagtctttttaatatacatatgtatagattattattattttcattttcagttaatCTGTTGATAACTTCTCTATTCATTAATTAGTATTTTAGTCTATTAAATTGTCAGAAAATGGGGGAAACATATTCTTCTGTGTTTTCCAAATCCCAAAATGATGTCCTCAAATATCTTGTTATGTTCACaatccaaatgttttcagttaaaTGTGGCAGAGATGTAATAAACCagagaatatttttatttaaagagctggaattagattttttttaagttttttttcccctttaaaaacagattaaTCAGTTGTGAAATTAGTTGCCGATTAATTTAATCGTTGACAGCTAGGCTAATTGATTAATGATTGTAGCTCTGTCACAATAATGAGATGAATATAGCTATGTATCTGTATGTATAGCTGTGTCTAACTttagtaatttattttactttatcttatcttatcttaaaaatTGTAAGAGAACAATGAGCAGAATTGTAATGATCAATAAGTCGATGCCAAAAAAATGAGCGGCCACAACTTTAACTTCAACTATATTTTGTCCCTAGGGAGCAGTTAGTTGCACAGgaagtaaaaacacagagagacacgaGAGAACACGTAAGAATAAAATACTCAACAATCAGAAGGAGTGATCTGAAACAACAACTTCATCAGTGTGAGGTTTGATGCTTCTGTCTGACATATATGAATGAAACGTGAGTATATTTGGGGTTTGACCTGTGCCAAAGACTTGTTGCTTACAGCCCTGGTTAATTACTGTTATAATTAAAATGATGAATGTAGAAATAAATGACCAAGTGAGCAGTCTGTCCaagatgaaggaaaaaaatcttgGCCGTTATGGGCAGAGGAGTCACA
Protein-coding sequences here:
- the mfsd13al gene encoding transmembrane protein 180-like isoform X1, which translates into the protein MSVVRHLRTLRLDWAAVSYAMTTLGASMINNIFSFYYVKLFLNKYKISEGAFHQSQVVYMVWNAVNDPLFGYLQDNSKVPCCSQRRLSILYGAPFYSLAFLLAWFPWRTYAPGDWLSGLHLAVTLCAFDGMLTFVLLAQCSLFAEISGQHQSRLRLIKYNQVASLIGSSSVLFCGVLSKNMEDFASFQAFTVLIAVLSCGCMLYTGFHSESRFDSKVSESEEMESSDQTSHQSAFSFSTLKTLVWQILSNRDFQLFVCMNFFQVFMLHFFNNFTMIFAEHLIPPDVLPSLAKSVMYGAGFICPQLLVLSCQRLLHDLGYYRIILYTFYIEAGMAAVMLALGPQHHYVLAFFLTVNMVLTQATFSLFSLPVADIIDTDLQKYKRSSPLSSMVFGTNALFTKPAQSLAPMIVVNILNQFGYEQLKEAGKYSDPSALESLHSVMFYLVCLVPLCVAGLKALAWRPFSIRNSHTVDTKYIDG
- the mfsd13al gene encoding transmembrane protein 180-like isoform X2, whose product is MSVVRHLRTLRLDWAAVSYAMTTLGASMINNIFSFYYVKLFLNKYKISEGAFHQSQVVYMVWNAVNDPLFGYLQDNSKVPCCSQRRLSILYGAPFYSLAFLLAWFPWRTYAPGDWLSGLHLAVTLCAFDGMLTFVLLAQCSLFAEISGQHQSRLRLIKYNQVASLIGSSSVLFCGVLSKNMEDFASFQAFTVLIAVLSCGCMLYTGFHSESRFDSKVSESEEMESSDQTSHQSAFSFSTLKTLVWQILSNRDFQLFVCMNFFQVFMLHFFNNFTMIFAEHLIPPDVLPSLAKSVMYGAGFICPQLLVLSCQRLLHDLGYYRIILYTFYIEAGMAAVMLALGPQHHYVLAFFLTVNMVLTQATFSLFSLPVADIIDTDLQKYKRSSPLSSMVFGTNALFTKPAQSLAPMIVVNILNQFGYEQLKEAGKYSDPRPFKSTLLQSRWPTRRRHTSNPCRKSQPEVG